The Cucumis melo cultivar AY chromosome 5, USDA_Cmelo_AY_1.0, whole genome shotgun sequence genome has a segment encoding these proteins:
- the LOC103485783 gene encoding uncharacterized protein LOC103485783, with amino-acid sequence MVASLDVQDKILAELNKYKRAEALFGQPLAIKQRDKISPGLTCSASGCKRNWSVFEQLHNKKRNRLAQSRLNDLVFIKYNRALKRRYSLRDIVDPISLRDINDSNEWLIGRLDDDSEEEDELVFDDDTLTWGDVSRAAEAKEPTFYSRARASEATNVSCSSSSTTQSTPKQINLDDSDQEEEDTDGYKSNEGVNEDEDQFSDDEFDL; translated from the exons ATGGTTGCTTCATTAGACGTCCAAGACAAAATACTTGCAGAACTAAACAAGTATAAGAGAGCTGAAGCATTGTTTGGACAACCTTTAGCAATCAAACAAAGGGACAAAATATCTCCAG GTCTTACTTGTAGTGCTTCTGGATGCAAACGTAATTGGAGTGTGTTTGAGCAG CTTCATAACAAGAAACGAAATAGGCTTGCTCAAAGTCGTTTGAATGATTTAGTCTTTATCAAATACAATAGAGCATTAAAACGTCGATACAGCCTTCGAGATATCGTCGACCCTATCTCTTTAAGAGATATTAATGATAGTAACGAATGGTTGATTGGAAGATTAGATGATGATTCTGAGGAGGAGGATGAGCTGGTATTTGACGATGATACTTTAACGTGGGGTGATGTTTCAAGAGCTGCCGAAGCAAAAGAACCAACCTTCTATTCTAGAGCTAGGGCCTCAGAAGCGACTAATGTTTCATGTTCATCCTCGTCTACCACACAATCCACACCCAAACAAATAAATTTGGATGACTCTGATCAGGAAGAAGAAGATACCGATGGCTATAAGTCCAACGAAGGAGTGAATGAAGATGAGGATCAATTTAGTGATGATGAGTTTGATCTTTAG
- the LOC103485785 gene encoding sphinganine C4-monooxygenase 1-like, whose amino-acid sequence MEFTISDDLLGTFVPIFVYWFYSGLYLLLGFFDNYRLHSKTDEDEKNLVSKSTVVRGVLFQQFIQAIVAIILFKVTGNDDGSNAVPKSWPMVVLQFLTAMFVLDTWQYFAHRYMHHNKFLYRHIHSQHHRLVVPYAFGALYNHPVEGLLLDTVGGALSFLASGMTPRVSIFFFSFATIKTVDDHCGLWLPGNLFHVLFRNNTAYHDVHHQLYGSKFNFSQPFFVTWDRILGTYMPYSLEKRAGGGFEARPKIE is encoded by the exons ATGGAATTCACCATCTCCGATGATTTGTTGGGTACTTTCGTCCCCATTTTCGTTTATTGGTTCTATTCTGGCTTATACCTTCTTCTTGGTTTCTTTGACAATTATCGATTGCACTCCAAGACAGATGAGGATGAGAAGAACTTGGTTTCTAAATCAACTGTTGTTCGGGGCGTTCTTTTTCAACAATTCATTCAGGCTATTGTCGCCATCATCCTCTTTAAG GTGACCGGAAATGATGATGGAAGCAATGCAGTTCCAAAATCATGGCCAATGGTTGTTTTGCAATTTTTAACTGCGATGTTCGTTCTAGACACGTGGCAGTACTTTGCACACCGATACATGCATCATAACAAGTTTCTGTACAGACACATTCATTCTCAGCACCATAGGCTTGTTGTTCCATATGCATTTGGGGCTTTGTATAATCATCCAGTGGAAGGTCTACTGCTTGACACAGTCGGTGGGGCGTTGTCATTTCTAGCATCTGGTATGACTCCTAGAGtctccatcttcttcttttcctttgcCACTATTAAGACGGTAGACGATCACTGTGGATTATGGCTGCCTGGTAATCTCTTCCACGTCTTATTTCGCAACAATACTGCGTATCACGACGTCCACCATCAACTATACGGCAGCAAGTTTAACTTTTCACAGCCTTTCTTTGTTACATGGGATAGAATACTTGGTACCTATATGCCTTACTCCTTGGAGAAGAGAGCAGGCGGCGGCTTTGAAGCACGACCAAAGATTGAATAA
- the LOC107990533 gene encoding zinc finger BED domain-containing protein RICESLEEPER 2-like isoform X1 produces the protein MDVPIRWNSTFTILDGAIKCQKTFERLKEHDPSYLPNDDIPTVEDWDSAKVFVKFLKTFSGVTMKFSASMYVTRNIFFYELCLIQEIIREYSSYENALLSQMTLNMQTKFNKYWGMTTSEKTNLLLYVYVVLDRRYKLAYVNYCFNEFLEKDCTKLWTNKIEEAFGRLCDDYYMRMSKEKYSQTQSCTPIEGFDFQSQSEIPSISSSGSYKERVVVHDRFKQSNKTCLDDAKTEVTRYLDEAHIKDEYLDLLNWWKVNSSRFKIISQVVRDMYSIPISIVPSEFAFSTGGRVLTSFRSSLTPQTAEPLICAQNWIQSKTLDDMTEEIDGAEEIDEEFINIGKEMEAAFENLNNDSMRFLATFFNNFESLFVLHLFVLSCSS, from the exons ATGGATGTTCCAATACGATGGAATTCTACTTTCACTATATTAGATGGAGCAATTAAGTGTCAAAAGACGTTTGAAAGATTAAAGGAGCATGACCCTAGTTATTTGCCAAATGACGATATTCCTACTGTTGAAGATTGGGATAGTGCAAAAGTGTTTGTAAAGTTCCTAAAGACCTTTTCAGGGGTAACAATGAAATTTTCTGCATCTATGTATGTGACtagaaacatttttttttacgaactttgtTTGATCCAAGAAATAATTCGTGAATACTCATCGTATGAGAATGCACTATTGAGTCAGATGACATTAAACATGCAGACAAAATTCAACAAGTATTGGGGTATGACTACAAGTGAGAAGaccaatttattattatatgtttATGTAGTTCTTGACCGTAGATACAAACTCGCTTATgtgaattattgttttaatgaatttttagAGAAAGATTGTACAAAATTATGGACAAATAAGATTGAAGAAGCATTTGGTCGATTGTGTGATGATTATTATATGagaatgtcaaaagaaaaatattcacaaacaCAATCATGTACGCCTATCGAAGGATTTGACTTTCAAAGTCAAAGTGAAATACCTTCTATCTCATCTAGTGGATCTTATAAGGAACGTGTTGttgttcatgatagatttaAACAAAGTAACAAAACATGTCTAGATGATGCTAAAACAGAGGTGACTCGTTATCTAGATGAGGCTCATATAAAAGATGAATATTTAGATTTGCTAAATTGGTGGAAGGTGAATTCCTCTCGATTTAAGATCATTAGCCAAGTAGTCAGGGATATGTACAGTATTCCTATATCAATCGTGCCTTCTGAGTTCGCCTTTAGCACTGGAGGACGGGTGTTAACTTCTTTTCGAAGTTCATTAACTCCTCAAACTGCAGAGCCACTCATTTGTGCTCAAAATTGGATTCAGTCTAAAACTTTGGATGACATGACTGAAGAAATTGATGGGGCtgaagaaattgatgaag AATTCATAAACATAGGAAAGGAGATGGAAGCTGCATTTGAGAATCTGAATAATGACTCTATG AGATTCTTGGCAACCTTCTTCAACAACTTTGAAAGTCTTTTTGTGTTGCATCTTTTTGTACTTTCATGTAGTTCATGA
- the LOC107990533 gene encoding zinc finger BED domain-containing protein RICESLEEPER 2-like isoform X2, whose translation MDVPIRWNSTFTILDGAIKCQKTFERLKEHDPSYLPNDDIPTVEDWDSAKVFVKFLKTFSGVTMKFSASMYVTRNIFFYELCLIQEIIREYSSYENALLSQMTLNMQTKFNKYWGMTTSEKTNLLLYVYVVLDRRYKLAYVNYCFNEFLEKDCTKLWTNKIEEAFGRLCDDYYMRMSKEKYSQTQSCTPIEGFDFQSQSEIPSISSSGSYKERVVVHDRFKQSNKTCLDDAKTEVTRYLDEAHIKDEYLDLLNWWKVNSSRFKIISQVVRDMYSIPISIVPSEFAFSTGGRVLTSFRSSLTPQTAEPLICAQNWIQSKTLDDMTEEIDGAEEIDEEFINIGKEMEAAFENLNNDSMSLEAQ comes from the exons ATGGATGTTCCAATACGATGGAATTCTACTTTCACTATATTAGATGGAGCAATTAAGTGTCAAAAGACGTTTGAAAGATTAAAGGAGCATGACCCTAGTTATTTGCCAAATGACGATATTCCTACTGTTGAAGATTGGGATAGTGCAAAAGTGTTTGTAAAGTTCCTAAAGACCTTTTCAGGGGTAACAATGAAATTTTCTGCATCTATGTATGTGACtagaaacatttttttttacgaactttgtTTGATCCAAGAAATAATTCGTGAATACTCATCGTATGAGAATGCACTATTGAGTCAGATGACATTAAACATGCAGACAAAATTCAACAAGTATTGGGGTATGACTACAAGTGAGAAGaccaatttattattatatgtttATGTAGTTCTTGACCGTAGATACAAACTCGCTTATgtgaattattgttttaatgaatttttagAGAAAGATTGTACAAAATTATGGACAAATAAGATTGAAGAAGCATTTGGTCGATTGTGTGATGATTATTATATGagaatgtcaaaagaaaaatattcacaaacaCAATCATGTACGCCTATCGAAGGATTTGACTTTCAAAGTCAAAGTGAAATACCTTCTATCTCATCTAGTGGATCTTATAAGGAACGTGTTGttgttcatgatagatttaAACAAAGTAACAAAACATGTCTAGATGATGCTAAAACAGAGGTGACTCGTTATCTAGATGAGGCTCATATAAAAGATGAATATTTAGATTTGCTAAATTGGTGGAAGGTGAATTCCTCTCGATTTAAGATCATTAGCCAAGTAGTCAGGGATATGTACAGTATTCCTATATCAATCGTGCCTTCTGAGTTCGCCTTTAGCACTGGAGGACGGGTGTTAACTTCTTTTCGAAGTTCATTAACTCCTCAAACTGCAGAGCCACTCATTTGTGCTCAAAATTGGATTCAGTCTAAAACTTTGGATGACATGACTGAAGAAATTGATGGGGCtgaagaaattgatgaag AATTCATAAACATAGGAAAGGAGATGGAAGCTGCATTTGAGAATCTGAATAATGACTCTATG agTCTTGAAGCACAGTGA